caacaaCTCAAAGTTTTTGAATGCTTGTGAAAATTGAAGAATTCTTGATGACCCTTTAAAGTTTTGATGTAAAAGAACTGGCCCTAAGCTAACTAAGATAATTTTATGATGCATCAAAATTGATgggtttcttttctcttcttttttgtgaCAGCAATTTTTAGGTCTTTGCTTTACGAGGCTTGTGGGAGGATAGTGAACCCAATTTATGGATCAGTTGGGTTGATGTGGTCGGGAAGCTGGCCGCTTTGTCAAGCAGCCGTTGAAGCCGTGCTAAGAGGTGCGTCGATAACTCAAATCAACTCTGAAACCGCAGCTAATGCTCAGGGACCCCCGCTGAAAGCTTATGATATACGGCACGTTTCGAAAGATGAGAACTCGGCTGCCTCAAACGATGCAAACCGTGTCAGGACTCGGTGCCGAGTCAGGCGAGTTGTGAAGCCGAAAGCTAGCAAACCGGCTTGTGGTGGTAATGGGTTGGGGTCGATCGTTGTTGACATGTCGGCGACACGGGACGGCTTGACTCGGTCCCCGAGTCACGAGTCCTCGGTGAGTCACCAATCCGAGTTGGCAATGGTGGACGGTGAAAGCAAAGAGACGGACGAGAGCATGATGTCTGTGGAAACAGCAGAGGATTCATTGCTGTTCCGATCCGAACCGGAGTCAAAGAGCGATTTGGCGACCCATGACGCTGCGAGCAACGAAATTGCCGGGCTTGGGCTGGACTTGGCTCTGGGCCTTGAGCCCGTGTCACGAGCGCATCACGTTGTTCCGGTGAAGAAGAGAAGGATTGAAGCTCTCGGGTCTGGTGATATTGACACGTGTAAGATGGAGCTGGGACTTGACTACGCAGCTTGAATTGATGAGAAAGCCCAAAGAAAACgcggagtttttttttttttttttccgggggTTTTTCCCTCggtgtaatttattttgtttgtttttgcggccCTTTATGGTGAAAATAGAGCTGTACAAACCTGGTTTTTACATGGACAGAAACGGTAAATGATCAATAGAGGGATCTTTTTAACCTTTGAGCAATCAAATCCATTTGATTTGTTTGTGGGGATGGGTGCGATTGCTCCCAAGAGTCTCCTTCAACATTTGTGGAGGCATGGATGGAGTgctcaagcgattcaaaagtaATAGGCATGGAGTgctcaagcgattcaaaagtaATGGCTTCAAGTGTTCAATCTCGCCGCTAAAAGGAGAGTCTTCAATGGTGGTTAGATGTCATGGGGACTCGTGTGCCTGTACTGCTAGTTTGAATGGGTGCGTGTGGGCAGTGTCGAGCGTTCCTTTTGCACGTTTTACTGGATGTGGAGTTTCATGTGAAAAGTTGTGGAAGACTCTTACCATGGGGGGGTGCTCAAAACAAGGAATAATCTAGGAGCTGGGGGTTGCTCTGCTGTCTATTTCAGGAGggctaattttgttattaacacatttttttctaaataaatgaaaaaagaatggGTCAAATGGTACTGTTTATACATGTTAtggttaaaaaaacacaatatctaCTTGGAATAACGGAACTTGGaataataatatctaataaaaattattaaatggatatctagtaaaaaacattaaataggcagaaataataatactattaccttcaaaaaaaaattaacaagataaatctaataattaaatactcCAACATGCCACATTTATAATCAAAGATAAGTGAGTCACTGTTATATTTGGGTGTCATTGCATAGGACTACTCGGTTTATTGTTGTTAACTTTTTTTgatgttattaaattattctttccaataataataatggtgttataattatagtttagtttatcttaatgttttttttattttccttccctCTCTCctgattatttaatattttttattaggttttattttaaatattgttttgtattgtgataacgattaatttttaaagtttttttagaaaaaatatattaaaataattttttttaatatttaaaatttatttattttactaattatttttaactgtgataatttgaatttactgcaattttttttatataaaaaaattctgcGTCAGGTGGCCTGAACTGCTCTGCCACATACATGCGCATGTCTTGCACATGTACAAAAGTGGGTGTGACGTGCACTGTTTTTGATGGTACCTTTTGCTTAGGTTCTGTATTTTCAGTTTCCCATCATGGGAAGAGGCATGCTCCTGTCCAATCAGGAATCAAAGCCGTTTCCTTGCCCCTCTCTCTCGTTCGTTAATCTTTTCCTCACCCAACacaatcaatgattttaaaaattaattcggttgtttttttaaaaaaattattttttattttaaaaaaattattttttatattcacatattaaaatgatttaaaaatactaataaaatattaatttaaaaaaaaataaaaaaattaaaatttttaaaaaaacatttttaaaatttaaaaaacatacaagGTTTAAGTtagaggtgagcaaaaaaaccggaaaacagatttaaccgagaaaactaaaaaaaaattacccgaaaa
The DNA window shown above is from Populus trichocarpa isolate Nisqually-1 chromosome 4, P.trichocarpa_v4.1, whole genome shotgun sequence and carries:
- the LOC7477423 gene encoding LOB domain-containing protein 41; the encoded protein is MRMSCNGCRVLRKGCSENCSIRPCLQWIKSPESQANATVFLAKFYGRAGLMNLINAGPEHLRPAIFRSLLYEACGRIVNPIYGSVGLMWSGSWPLCQAAVEAVLRGASITQINSETAANAQGPPLKAYDIRHVSKDENSAASNDANRVRTRCRVRRVVKPKASKPACGGNGLGSIVVDMSATRDGLTRSPSHESSVSHQSELAMVDGESKETDESMMSVETAEDSLLFRSEPESKSDLATHDAASNEIAGLGLDLALGLEPVSRAHHVVPVKKRRIEALGSGDIDTCKMELGLDYAA